The proteins below come from a single Desulfomonile tiedjei genomic window:
- a CDS encoding peptidyl-prolyl cis-trans isomerase produces MQTNLRIYKDLLCGAFFLICFLAVLPQSFAAGEDKVLARIGNETVSEKDLSEMSNAVPERFREFYRTPEGRQKTLDYIVNIYVLAAEAEKQGLDKAPDTARLLQFTKKDLLARLYLEKMTKDMPVPTDADAKAFYENNKAQYTTPESVHLHHVLVKTDKEAKDVLAKLKKGEKFADIASTVSICPSRVKGGNLEWLPKGSLVKEIEDVAFTAKKGEIFGPVKTKFGYHVLLVEDTKPAQESSFDQVKDYIMEQLKFQKQQEQYEKLAEQLRKKMNVQVTQEAPPVPAGPAGPTPGPKN; encoded by the coding sequence GTGCAGACCAACCTACGGATTTACAAGGATCTTTTGTGCGGCGCCTTCTTCCTCATCTGTTTCCTGGCAGTCCTGCCCCAGTCTTTCGCCGCGGGGGAGGACAAGGTTCTCGCACGAATAGGCAATGAAACAGTGAGCGAAAAGGACCTGAGCGAAATGTCCAATGCCGTCCCGGAAAGGTTTCGCGAATTCTACAGGACACCGGAGGGGCGACAAAAGACGCTCGATTACATTGTCAACATATATGTCCTTGCTGCTGAAGCCGAAAAGCAAGGACTCGACAAGGCCCCTGACACGGCGAGGCTCCTGCAATTCACGAAGAAAGACCTTCTGGCTCGTTTATACCTGGAAAAGATGACGAAGGACATGCCCGTCCCCACCGATGCCGACGCAAAAGCCTTCTATGAGAATAACAAAGCCCAATACACGACTCCGGAAAGCGTCCACCTTCACCACGTGCTCGTAAAGACCGACAAAGAAGCCAAGGACGTTCTGGCCAAACTGAAAAAGGGCGAGAAGTTTGCCGACATAGCGTCCACCGTGTCCATCTGCCCGAGCCGAGTAAAAGGCGGGAACCTGGAATGGCTGCCCAAAGGAAGCCTGGTTAAAGAAATCGAAGACGTGGCTTTCACCGCAAAAAAAGGCGAGATCTTCGGTCCCGTGAAAACCAAGTTTGGGTATCACGTCCTGCTGGTTGAAGATACCAAACCGGCTCAAGAAAGCTCATTCGACCAGGTCAAGGATTACATCATGGAGCAGCTCAAATTTCAGAAACAACAGGAACAATATGAGAAATTGGCCGAGCAACTGAGGAAAAAGATGAACGTGCAAGTCACTCAGGAGGCTCCCCCGGTTCCTGCAGGCCCTGCCGGTCCGACACCGGGGCCCAAGAACTAG
- a CDS encoding glycosyltransferase, with translation MLITAALWIGFVFVLLVFIELMRMNVLLFRALDNEPTLPEQVGLPDNPHPLVTIVVPAKDEVSGIEASVRSIIASDYSNLEIVLVNDRSEDDTLRIMERLAQEDQRIKVISIHELPKGWTGKTHAMFRAAQEASGDIFLFTDADVFLDPKAISQVLRFFKAQKLDMFSLLPGFVKKGFNENAVHPHMALGISYFYPLTDVNNPAKEAALASGCFIMITRQGYEKLGTWERFRNEVTEDVALSKAAKANGLKLMVMRGFALVRTKPFDRLSDVCRFWKRTYYGGLEKNVAKIARLTMNYAVLSLMILLFAVSAIFLLIGRSELPAVALFIVSLLAMAAVIIPFSIFINHEQGDWIYALASPVGVFVCLFVSLSTLFTVLTNEGIRWRGSTYR, from the coding sequence ATGTTGATTACTGCTGCCCTTTGGATCGGATTCGTGTTTGTTCTGCTCGTTTTCATAGAACTGATGCGAATGAACGTCCTCTTATTTCGCGCGCTGGACAATGAGCCGACGTTGCCGGAACAGGTTGGACTCCCGGACAATCCCCACCCGTTAGTTACAATAGTTGTGCCTGCCAAGGATGAAGTCTCAGGTATCGAGGCGTCTGTTCGATCAATTATCGCTTCTGATTACAGCAACTTGGAAATAGTTCTTGTCAACGACCGCAGCGAAGACGACACACTCCGAATTATGGAACGGTTAGCCCAAGAGGATCAGAGGATAAAGGTTATCTCGATCCACGAATTGCCAAAAGGATGGACCGGCAAGACCCACGCCATGTTTAGGGCTGCTCAGGAAGCCTCCGGAGACATCTTTTTGTTCACCGACGCCGACGTCTTTCTTGACCCGAAGGCGATATCCCAAGTGCTCCGGTTTTTCAAGGCCCAGAAGTTGGACATGTTCAGTTTGCTGCCGGGCTTCGTCAAAAAGGGGTTCAATGAAAACGCAGTGCATCCCCACATGGCATTGGGCATTTCGTATTTCTATCCTCTGACCGACGTGAACAATCCCGCAAAGGAGGCTGCCTTGGCCTCCGGCTGCTTCATAATGATTACCAGGCAGGGATATGAGAAGCTGGGGACATGGGAAAGGTTCAGAAACGAGGTAACCGAAGACGTGGCCCTCAGCAAGGCCGCAAAAGCCAACGGGTTGAAATTGATGGTAATGCGAGGCTTCGCTTTAGTTCGGACCAAGCCGTTTGACAGACTTTCGGATGTGTGCCGATTCTGGAAAAGAACATATTATGGGGGATTGGAGAAGAACGTTGCGAAGATAGCGCGTCTCACCATGAACTACGCAGTCCTGTCCTTAATGATACTCCTGTTTGCCGTCTCTGCCATCTTTCTGCTCATCGGGAGGAGCGAGCTTCCTGCGGTGGCGCTGTTCATTGTATCGTTACTGGCTATGGCCGCAGTGATCATACCGTTCAGTATTTTTATCAATCATGAGCAAGGCGACTGGATATACGCCTTGGCTTCTCCCGTGGGCGTCTTTGTGTGCCTGTTTGTTAGCCTGAGTACCTTGTTTACAGTTCTAACCAACGAAGGCATTCGTTGGAGGGGGTCGACCTACCGGTAA
- a CDS encoding HD domain-containing protein: MNNDDLGLISTCVKDLQPGTAVLQFFELRSKDVRKTRSGQDYLDLTVGDATGTISCKMWSDALRKWGQDFNPGDFVKIEGRVEAYKDRNQLVVEKIRRVEPSEIPDTASLIRASQSDPEALLEELIALARTLEPPELSDLLEEILVKNADTIKTFPAAKMIHHAYRGGLIEHVCTVTRKVEAILEIEKNINRSIALAGAILHDIGKILELNPRAQGRTLEGRLIGHVILGVGLVRDAAAQKGLEDRPWLMELEHIILSHHGETQFGAPVKPLTREALLVHFIDNLDSKLKIMEEALESVDSEGFTAYNKWLEGRAFAGGGLLPKEDDDVGNSREIG; this comes from the coding sequence ATGAACAACGATGATTTAGGCCTGATTTCAACCTGCGTCAAAGATCTTCAGCCCGGCACTGCTGTTTTGCAGTTCTTTGAATTGAGGTCCAAAGATGTTCGCAAGACCCGCAGCGGCCAGGACTATTTGGATTTGACCGTGGGGGACGCGACGGGGACCATATCGTGCAAGATGTGGTCCGATGCCCTACGAAAATGGGGGCAGGACTTCAACCCGGGGGATTTCGTCAAGATCGAGGGCCGCGTCGAGGCCTACAAGGACCGAAATCAGTTGGTGGTTGAAAAGATCCGCCGGGTGGAGCCCTCGGAGATCCCGGACACTGCTTCCCTGATACGTGCGTCGCAGAGTGACCCGGAAGCCCTGCTCGAAGAGCTGATAGCTCTGGCGCGAACATTGGAGCCGCCCGAATTGAGCGATCTCCTGGAGGAGATCCTGGTAAAGAACGCCGACACTATCAAGACCTTTCCCGCGGCCAAGATGATACATCATGCTTACCGAGGCGGCTTGATAGAGCACGTTTGCACCGTAACGCGCAAAGTCGAGGCAATACTCGAAATCGAAAAGAACATAAACCGAAGCATTGCGCTGGCAGGGGCAATTCTCCATGACATAGGGAAGATACTGGAACTTAACCCCAGAGCCCAAGGGAGAACTCTGGAGGGGAGGCTCATAGGACACGTCATACTGGGTGTGGGCCTTGTCCGAGACGCCGCGGCACAAAAGGGCCTTGAGGACCGACCGTGGCTGATGGAACTGGAACACATCATCCTGTCTCACCACGGTGAGACACAATTCGGAGCACCGGTCAAACCGCTTACGCGAGAAGCTCTGCTGGTACACTTCATTGACAATCTGGATTCGAAGCTCAAAATAATGGAGGAAGCTCTGGAGTCTGTGGACTCCGAAGGCTTCACGGCATACAACAAGTGGTTGGAAGGACGCGCCTTCGCAGGAGGCGGCCTTCTTCCCAAGGAGGATGATGATGTTGGAAATTCAAGAGAGATTGGCTGA
- the prfB gene encoding peptide chain release factor 2: MDAKISRLNELEKSQENSEFWNDPEAAKQLLKEQKQISKLVENYLGLDRELDDTAVLLELALEEDDPSVLKEVQQKLDYIEEHIRGLEIQRLFTRQEDTGDAIVEIHAGAGGTEAQDWAEMLLRMYLRWAEREGYKAEILDTLPGEEAGIKSGIFSIEGDYSYGRMRAEMGIHRLVRISPFDANSRRHTSFASVFVYPSADEGVDIQVNETDLRIDTYRASGAGGQHVNKTDSAVRITHLPTGIVVQCQNERSQHKNKAMAMKILRSRIYDLELQKKQAEKDQLHKEKKDIAWGSQIRSYVLQPYQMVKDHRTNCEIGNVNAVLDGDINQLIQDYLLFQAKSNGAP, encoded by the coding sequence CTGGACGCCAAGATATCTCGCCTAAACGAACTGGAGAAAAGTCAGGAAAACTCCGAATTCTGGAACGACCCCGAAGCCGCAAAACAACTTCTCAAAGAACAAAAACAGATCTCCAAGCTGGTTGAGAACTATCTCGGGTTGGATCGGGAATTGGATGACACCGCTGTACTGCTGGAACTCGCACTGGAAGAAGATGACCCCTCCGTGCTCAAGGAAGTGCAGCAAAAGCTGGATTACATAGAAGAGCATATTCGAGGCTTGGAGATCCAGAGGCTTTTCACCCGCCAGGAAGATACCGGCGATGCCATAGTGGAAATCCACGCGGGAGCGGGTGGCACCGAAGCCCAAGACTGGGCGGAAATGCTCTTGAGGATGTATCTGCGCTGGGCGGAACGCGAAGGATACAAAGCGGAAATCCTGGACACACTTCCCGGAGAAGAGGCCGGGATAAAGTCAGGTATTTTCTCGATCGAGGGCGACTATTCATACGGCAGGATGAGAGCGGAGATGGGTATACACAGACTCGTCAGGATATCGCCCTTTGACGCCAATTCGCGCAGACACACCTCGTTTGCTTCGGTTTTCGTATATCCTTCCGCGGACGAAGGCGTAGATATTCAGGTTAACGAGACGGACCTGCGCATAGACACTTACCGAGCATCCGGAGCTGGCGGCCAACACGTGAACAAGACCGACTCCGCGGTAAGAATTACACATTTGCCGACAGGAATAGTGGTTCAGTGCCAGAACGAGCGTTCCCAACACAAAAACAAGGCTATGGCAATGAAGATTCTGAGGTCCAGGATCTATGATTTGGAGTTGCAGAAAAAACAAGCGGAGAAGGACCAGCTCCATAAAGAGAAGAAAGACATAGCCTGGGGCTCACAAATCCGTTCATACGTCCTCCAACCGTATCAGATGGTCAAGGACCACAGGACCAATTGTGAAATCGGGAATGTGAACGCTGTCCTGGACGGAGACATCAATCAGCTCATTCAGGATTATCTTCTTTTTCAAGCCAAGAGTAACGGAGCACCATAA
- a CDS encoding 4Fe-4S binding protein, with amino-acid sequence MPVIGIDAPGKEVLLMGNEAIARGALEAGLSVAAAYPGNPSSEIIGSLAEVAAQMGIYVEWSINEKVALEVAAAAATSGLNAIVAMKQNGLNVASDFLLNLNMTGIRGGLVLVVCDDPSGISSTNEEDSRIYAKLADLPLMEPATFHEAKDMVRHAFELSRKIGNVCLVRSVTRISHARGNVVLGPLHKEKPVPYFDTSRPLSALPAAVTHPVAHERLRQAQEDFEDSPFNKYRGPNSPELLIITCGAGWLFANEAVEILGLEARIGLLKIGTTWPLPERLILSHLGSASKVLFLEEVDPVLENNVKSLYADHNLDLPRIDFLGKKSGTVPDQGELSPGLVLSILSGLTGAVAPGVAPKYQATAEEVLNNFCPARSLAFCPGCPHRASYWAIKTALALDGRDGVLFGDIGCYGLGFMPTGFSQAKTLHAMGSGIGMASGFGILNRLGATQPALTVCGDSTFYHAAIPALINALHHKANCLMIVLDNSATAMTGFQPHPGSAADAMGSPAPVIDIEQVCSGLGAEPVVLDPFQVQETVTTVYDLLQRDGTNILILRQPCALVRAKKGARRYKVTVDPAKCMGEDCGCNRLCTRVFRCPGLNWDRDLKKTNIDEAICAGCGVCADICPAHAIVKGND; translated from the coding sequence ATGCCGGTAATAGGTATAGACGCCCCAGGCAAAGAAGTGCTGCTCATGGGAAATGAGGCCATTGCGCGCGGGGCCCTCGAAGCGGGTCTGAGCGTTGCCGCCGCCTACCCGGGCAATCCTTCCTCCGAGATCATAGGGTCCCTGGCCGAAGTGGCCGCTCAAATGGGCATTTACGTTGAGTGGTCAATCAACGAGAAAGTGGCCCTGGAGGTCGCGGCAGCGGCCGCGACGTCGGGGTTGAACGCAATCGTGGCCATGAAGCAGAACGGTCTCAACGTGGCCTCGGATTTCTTGTTGAACCTGAACATGACCGGCATACGGGGTGGGCTTGTGCTGGTTGTCTGTGACGACCCGTCAGGCATATCAAGCACGAATGAAGAGGATTCGAGGATTTACGCCAAATTGGCCGATCTTCCCCTGATGGAGCCGGCCACGTTCCACGAAGCCAAGGACATGGTGCGCCATGCTTTCGAGCTTTCCAGAAAGATCGGCAATGTCTGCCTTGTCAGGAGCGTGACCCGGATTTCACATGCGCGGGGAAACGTTGTATTAGGCCCCCTGCACAAGGAAAAACCCGTTCCTTACTTTGACACCAGCCGCCCGCTTTCCGCTCTGCCGGCCGCGGTAACCCATCCGGTGGCACATGAAAGGCTGAGGCAAGCTCAGGAGGATTTTGAGGACTCTCCATTCAACAAGTACCGTGGACCTAATTCTCCGGAATTGCTAATTATTACTTGCGGGGCCGGATGGCTTTTCGCAAACGAGGCCGTGGAGATCCTTGGCCTGGAAGCCCGCATCGGCCTCCTAAAAATAGGGACGACCTGGCCTTTGCCGGAGAGACTGATTCTGAGCCATCTTGGGTCGGCATCCAAGGTCCTGTTTCTCGAAGAGGTGGACCCGGTATTAGAGAACAACGTCAAGTCTCTCTATGCCGACCACAACTTGGACCTGCCCAGGATTGATTTTCTCGGCAAGAAATCCGGTACAGTCCCTGACCAGGGGGAATTGAGCCCGGGACTTGTGCTGTCCATTCTCTCCGGCCTCACAGGCGCCGTTGCGCCCGGTGTTGCCCCAAAGTACCAGGCAACCGCCGAGGAGGTCCTCAACAACTTCTGCCCCGCGAGGTCTCTGGCGTTCTGTCCCGGATGCCCACACCGCGCGTCCTATTGGGCCATCAAGACCGCTTTAGCACTGGATGGACGGGATGGGGTGCTCTTCGGAGACATAGGCTGTTACGGGTTGGGATTCATGCCTACCGGCTTTAGTCAGGCCAAGACGCTTCACGCTATGGGCTCGGGGATAGGTATGGCGTCGGGGTTCGGGATTTTGAACAGACTCGGAGCCACTCAGCCCGCTCTCACCGTGTGCGGAGATTCCACCTTCTATCACGCGGCGATTCCTGCTCTTATCAACGCCTTACATCATAAAGCCAACTGCTTGATGATCGTCCTGGACAACAGTGCAACTGCCATGACCGGTTTCCAACCGCATCCGGGCAGCGCTGCCGACGCGATGGGCTCTCCCGCGCCCGTTATTGACATAGAACAGGTTTGCTCAGGCCTCGGGGCCGAACCGGTTGTGCTCGATCCCTTCCAAGTGCAGGAAACGGTCACGACGGTCTACGATCTGCTACAGCGTGACGGTACCAACATTCTGATCCTGCGACAACCGTGCGCTTTAGTTCGAGCAAAGAAAGGAGCCCGCCGGTACAAGGTTACCGTTGACCCGGCCAAGTGCATGGGAGAGGACTGTGGCTGCAATCGGCTGTGCACGAGGGTCTTCAGGTGCCCCGGCCTTAACTGGGACCGGGACCTTAAGAAGACCAACATAGATGAGGCCATTTGCGCGGGATGCGGCGTTTGCGCGGATATTTGCCCTGCTCACGCGATTGTGAAAGGTAACGATTGA
- a CDS encoding indolepyruvate oxidoreductase subunit beta, protein MDKDPYNIVVTGVGGQGNVLASLLLGAMLVEQGYKVTIGETYGASQRGGSVMSHLRVSRSRQYGPLIPPGLADLVIALEPSEAARVLAQFGNPNAVSVVNTRPVHPVDVISGELPYPAMNDLLDAVESLSARVYLVQATEKALELGNPILANVILIGAVAGAGLLPITAEDLDKAVTQYMSADKVELNRKAFILGMEMTGPVPLQ, encoded by the coding sequence ATGGACAAAGATCCTTACAACATAGTGGTTACCGGAGTCGGGGGTCAAGGAAACGTCCTTGCCTCTCTGCTCTTGGGAGCAATGCTCGTAGAGCAAGGATACAAAGTCACCATAGGCGAGACTTATGGTGCATCGCAGCGAGGCGGTTCGGTAATGAGCCACCTGCGGGTGTCCCGCTCACGTCAGTACGGGCCTTTGATTCCACCGGGATTGGCCGATCTGGTCATAGCTCTGGAACCGAGCGAAGCCGCGCGTGTCCTCGCTCAATTCGGCAATCCGAACGCGGTTTCCGTGGTCAACACCAGGCCGGTTCATCCCGTCGATGTCATCAGCGGCGAACTCCCCTACCCTGCCATGAACGACCTGCTGGACGCGGTCGAGTCCCTCAGTGCGAGAGTGTATTTGGTACAAGCCACTGAAAAGGCCCTGGAACTGGGCAACCCCATACTCGCCAACGTCATATTGATAGGGGCTGTGGCAGGAGCGGGACTGCTGCCGATTACAGCCGAGGACCTCGATAAGGCTGTCACCCAATACATGTCGGCCGACAAAGTGGAACTGAATAGGAAGGCATTTATCCTTGGAATGGAAATGACCGGCCCTGTTCCGCTCCAGTAG